In Citrus sinensis cultivar Valencia sweet orange chromosome 3, DVS_A1.0, whole genome shotgun sequence, the sequence CCATATCGATAGAAATGCCAGAGTTGAAATATTTCTCCATAATTTGCCACATCCCAGGTTTGGGCTTGCGGAAGGGATCTTCAGCTTTACCACTTGCTATCCCGCATGCAACAAAAACCtgcataaataaatttggaagtCCACTCCTTAAATGCATCCCAATcattttcaattgcaataaagaGATTAATTTTGTTACATACTTAAGAAATGATAGAGgttattcttaaaataattaggtTAAAAAACAATGAGCTACATGTTTTTCCTAATTCCATTTATGATTGCAATTGTGTAACACATCACAGAATGGAACAAATACTATCTGAAATCAAGCAACACATTTGGACTCTTAAAAGGTACAGCAGCGCAAGATTTTCACATACGAGAACACTAACTGACCAATCATTTGCCAGTTTTGTAACTTATTTAGAATCATATAAACTCCAGAACTATGTAACAGGACACATGGAGGGCAATCCAATTAACACTATCTTTCAAGTTGATTATAGAAGGTCATCATGATCAAGAAAATTATGCATAAATCAATTGCAAAGTGCAAGAAAACCAACCAATCCATGAAGCACTATCATGGTAGGGCAATTCTGAATAGAGAACAAGTTCAGCacccaaataattttaaagcgGGGATTGTTTGTGATATTTTAAGGATAGTAGGGCAATTCTGAATAGAGAACAAGTTCAGcactcaaataattttaaagcgGGGATTGTTTGTGatattttaaggatatttCAAGAAAGCCTAAGTTGTTAAATTGGCATGCTAAGACTCTAACTTAATAATACttctaaatttggaaaatcaatattaacaaaaaaataaataaaattaaacatatataatttgcATCTCAAATTTAGAATTCAAGTTCATATGCTGAATTGTATGGTCCAAACACCAACTCTTAACCGTTAAATcccacataaataaaattacatacgTGTATCATTTAAATAAACTGGTTAAACAACCTGTATGGGGACCTTCACACacttgatgaaattgttgagaCGTCCCAGTTTTGAGTCCACAGCTATCTGTCTTTTGTTCTTCCAGCGTTCAATGTTGGCTTCGTTGGTGAAAATTACCTAATTGTTACACATACAGAAGTTTTACAACCTTTAATCAACAAAACTGATCAGAAAATGTAGTTGTGCTAGCACTCTAATCATTGCTGtacataaatacaaatataatcaGAAAGCTTTTGGGGGAGAACAATGGAAAAAGACACGTACTAGCTTGTAGCCATCATTATACAAGCTCTGCAGCTTGTCTGGTACTGAAGGATACATAAGGGACCAAGCATCTGCGCCTACTCTGGAATCAAATTTGTATACTTAAGCTATTAATCAGACCCCTCAAAATGATGCTATACAAATGAGCTAAGCTAATAGCTCCATAATACTAAAAAGTTTCTTCCCAACATAACTATAACAAACGTCATCCAACAGCTGGAAGAGATGTCtctatttcaaacaaaaacttCCAAAACGTAGTTTTACAAAATGGCATTTTGTGGGTGTGGATAGGTCTGCATAAGTAAGAAAGAGAGAGGGTACAACCTTTGGCAAAGCAATGAACCTAGTAATTATTATGGAGCTTTAAGAGTAATGGAAATCATGAAATAAATACATTTCATTAGTCACTTTTGTCTAAAAGACCTTTGTCTGAAAAATACCCTTCCTAGGTTTTTAGTATAGATATGTCAATAACAAATGCCTAAAAGGAGAATATGATTATACCTTTTCACATTTGTTTTCACAAGACatccatcaaaatcaaatgcaGCAATTTTCTTTGAATCATGTAGACCATCAGCCTAAAAACATCAAAGTGCATAAGAATGTGTAATCACACAAGCGCTCTATGATAATGTTAAAAGATAAACTATGTGAAGTCCTCCAGACCAACAACAGGTTATCAATGCAAGTCCAATAAGGTACATGAGTACATATGTACAGACATGTATGCATTGTGCAACTGTTCAGAAAGCAGATATGCAGCAATAATGTAATCAGAGTTACAACAACCcacaaaagaaagaataagacAAGATTACTCTAATGACTAAAATCCACACAGCAGAGACaatgataaataatactaCCCACTTAGCGAACATGAAATTCTTGACAACACTTATCACTAAGAAATCCTTAccaacaaataataatgaatatttcaCTATAATCCATTATGGTCAACATCCAATGTACAAGAAAAGACAGCGAATCAGTTCCATTCATTGATAAGACCAGAATCTCACCCGCTCAAGAAATATGACTGTTTGGAATGCCTTCCAATTTGGTAACAGCGTAGCATTCTGAATgggggaaaagaagaaaaataataagaagaagaagatgaatatGTATACATCTTTGTTCGGACGTgaggaaaacaaaaagataaagagaTTAGCTAGGGCAAAAGCAAATTTTTAAGGCAAAATTAGTCTAAAAAATATAGTTAGAACCAGAATTACCAGACCTTATACTTGTCCTTGACGTCAGAGACTGAAAATGCTATCTCTAGATGAGCTTCCTCACCAGGGGCTGATAACTTCAAGCAATTACatgcaaaagaaaatagatGCCAAGAATGTATGGAGTCGAATTCTTAAATTTGTTGCTAAAACCTTTCTGTTAATAACcagaaaacaatgaaaatacaCTCATAAATTTCATCAACCACCAACAACCCTGGGGTGAGAGAATCTACCtacctttcttttctttgaatttgtaCTCTCCAGTTCAacctcttcttcatcttcgtcTGTTTTCTGAACCTAATTATGCAGAAGATTTAACACATAAGAGAAAGATAAATAACAATCATGTAATTAAGAATCAGACAACCCAGGACATTTACCACCAACCCCTTCGAATTTCCTTCACTTCCATCAAAAGCCTGCAAAGTTCCCACAAACTGCTTATGTAGACAAAAACAACGACAAGCTACTAATTTAATTGCTAGGAAAAAGAAGTTCCTCGTTACTTTCCTTACTACTGAGAACTATTGACTTTATttaccaaacaaaaaattgcaaaatatGGCAAAAATCAACTCCTACCTCCTCCAGAGAGGTCTGGCATTTGGTAACCAATGTCTTCAGAGCTTCTTGATCAGCACTCTGATTATTAATAAACCAGAAAAAGTAATCAGTTCTTCAAAAGATGCTGCACATTGCATATTCTATGAGAATAACAGAGTAAAGAAAACACgcccaaaataaataaataagaagaagGCAAGTAATTATTTCAGAATTTTGCTATATCCAACACCTTATCAAGCAAAAAACAAGacctaataaattaaacttaaaggAAAGTTTTGGCTCCACTTCCTTTCCATGTGTTaccacattttttaattttcgcCAAGTTTCTCAGCAAACACACAAAAACCCTAAAACATACCTCAATTCAAATTCATGCACTCAACTGACTCAAGTGACATAATATTCTTAAATGTGACATTTTtatgcaaataaataaataactaaaaatacgaggaattgtttaaaaaaaaaatcccattaTGTACATAAAACCCTAGACCCCAAACCTAAGGtcataaagtaaaaaaagaacGGAAGAACACCTGAAGCGAAGAAAATCCTTGGATGGAATCAGCGGAATCAATGGGCTCGGAAACAATCGGAAAGCAATCCACGTGGTGCCATTTCGTCATGTCAAACCCACGCGAGTCTCTGGTGACGGAACCTAATCTCAAAGCATTGGCCGCAATAGTCTTGGAGCACTTTTTGCATGACGACCTATTCGATTTCGCGTACTCGGCGACGACTTTGGGTGGCATttgcggcggcggcggcgcaGACGACGGCGCTTGTTTTATTTGGAAGCAGATACTGTGCAAGTGTTTTTGTGCTCTCTGGCACCGGCCGTGGAAACGAGGGATTAACTGTTGGGGAACGATAGCGTTACCGAGGGTTGCACGGAAAGTAGAGAGGTTTAGCATTAAGAGACGAGACGAGACGATACGAGACGTGAGTCGAGAAAATAGTTTTCTGGGTAATCTTTCCCGCCATGTCTTGGGGTACCGGTCCACCGGTTCACCATACACTCATTTTTactcttataaataaaaaatataaaacattttagactaaaacaacataatacaaataccttaataataataatatattattaataatttttttattcatttattcaaaGAGCTAAACGATGGTATTTATAAGATATGAAAAGAAatggtattattattaactttctAGGGGggaacaaataataaattcaccACATTTACAACAATTTTGTAGTATTATTGTATAATTCATCCATTTTTCTTCacataaaaagataaaatctaagaaggaaaaaaaaattaaaatttgtcaaaattgaaaaatagaaataaaaataattattatttttttcttttaatcattgTTTTCTAAATATCACCACAATGTCAAAGGAGGATGGTAAAAACCGTCATTGATCGGtaatcttcatcttctttgcTAAATTTTTGATTTGGGATTTTGCTTATGAATCCCTACGATGAACAGAGGCTGAGGGATGAGGTGCTTTACCTCCACTCTCTCTGGCACCTGGGCCCCCCTGGTAACCCTAACCCTAGCCTGAATTCGTTACCCAGGCCCAGACCCAGACCCAGACCGGAAGCCCCATCAGCAGCGGCACTCCGCACACCCACCCGCACCACGCCcttcaagaagaagaagaagaagaattccGGGAAACAACCATTAAGTGGAAGTGGCACGTCTGAATCGGAACCGGGTCTTGATTCTGGCCCAGAATGGCCCGTCAACCCGCCTCCTCCAGTTGCCACTGGCTGGCCAGATGAGAAACCGAAGACCCGACCCGAACCCCTGGAAGCTCAAGACCAAGCCAAATTGTTTGCAATGCAAGTGCAGCACAGAGCTATTGAATCTTGCATTGAGTTTTTCTCTAAAAGGGTTGGTGGAGAAGGCATCGAAGATGATGAAAGTGAGGAACTTGACGAGGAAGATTATTTGACTGAGAATGATAGGCTTGTGGACAGTGAAGTTTACAAGTTCTTGCTTGAATTGTTCGTAAATGATGAGAAGTTGAGGGGTTATTATGAG encodes:
- the LOC102622568 gene encoding polynucleotide 3'-phosphatase ZDP isoform X3, which translates into the protein MLNLSTFRATLGNAIVPQQLIPRFHGRCQRAQKHLHSICFQIKQAPSSAPPPPQMPPKVVAEYAKSNRSSCKKCSKTIAANALRLGSVTRDSRGFDMTKWHHVDCFPIVSEPIDSADSIQGFSSLQSADQEALKTLVTKCQTSLEEFVGTLQAFDGSEGNSKGLVVQKTDEDEEEVELESTNSKKRKLSAPGEEAHLEIAFSVSDVKDKYKNATLLPNWKAFQTVIFLERVIFTNEANIERWKNKRQIAVDSKLGRLNNFIKCVKVPIQVFVACGIASGKAEDPFRKPKPGMWQIMEKYFNSGISIDMDQSFYVGDAAGRKNDHSDADIQFAKAVGLKFYVPEEYFGS
- the LOC102622568 gene encoding polynucleotide 3'-phosphatase ZDP isoform X1; the protein is MLNLSTFRATLGNAIVPQQLIPRFHGRCQRAQKHLHSICFQIKQAPSSAPPPPQMPPKVVAEYAKSNRSSCKKCSKTIAANALRLGSVTRDSRGFDMTKWHHVDCFPIVSEPIDSADSIQGFSSLQSADQEALKTLVTKCQTSLEEFVGTLQAFDGSEGNSKGLVVQKTDEDEEEVELESTNSKKRKLSAPGEEAHLEIAFSVSDVKDKYKNATLLPNWKAFQTVIFLERADGLHDSKKIAAFDFDGCLVKTNVKRVGADAWSLMYPSVPDKLQSLYNDGYKLVIFTNEANIERWKNKRQIAVDSKLGRLNNFIKCVKVPIQVFVACGIASGKAEDPFRKPKPGMWQIMEKYFNSGISIDMDQSFYVGDAAGRKNDHSDADIQFAKAVGLKFYVPEEYFGS
- the LOC102622568 gene encoding polynucleotide 3'-phosphatase ZDP isoform X2, whose amino-acid sequence is MLNLSTFRATLGNAIVPQQLIPRFHGRCQRAQKHLHSICFQIKQAPSSAPPPPQMPPKVVAEYAKSNRSSCKKCSKTIAANALRLGSVTRDSRGFDMTKWHHVDCFPIVSEPIDSADSIQGFSSLQSADQEALKTLVTKCQTSLEEAFDGSEGNSKGLVVQKTDEDEEEVELESTNSKKRKLSAPGEEAHLEIAFSVSDVKDKYKNATLLPNWKAFQTVIFLERADGLHDSKKIAAFDFDGCLVKTNVKRVGADAWSLMYPSVPDKLQSLYNDGYKLVIFTNEANIERWKNKRQIAVDSKLGRLNNFIKCVKVPIQVFVACGIASGKAEDPFRKPKPGMWQIMEKYFNSGISIDMDQSFYVGDAAGRKNDHSDADIQFAKAVGLKFYVPEEYFGS